The segment TACGAGTACAATTGATGCATCGTCCATCATGTATTCCTCGTACTCAACTTCATTTTCCTTGACGGTCTCATACTTCTCTTGAAGCCTGTAGTTGAAGTCCTCGAGCTGGTCAAAGTCCAGGAAGATAGATGTTACAAGGTTCTGGCGTGTTTCCTTTGTTCCGCAAACAGCCCATGACTCGTCAATGACTGGCTCCACAGCTTCTTCAGGGAACTGGAGTGGCTCGATCATCTGTCCAAGCACACCATCTGCAAGTACTACAACAGGGTTGCGGTACTTTGTTGAAAGCTCAAATGCCTTTATTGTAAAGTCGCACATTTCCTGAACGGAATTTGGTGCGATAACGATGTTGCGGTAGTTTCCGTGTCCGCCACCCTTTACGACCTGTGTGTAATCTCCCTGTTCAGGACCAATATTACCAAGACCAGGACCTGCTCTCATGATGTCTACTATCACGCATGGGAGTTCTGCTCCTGCAAGGTATGATACACCTTCCTGTTTCAGGCTCATGCCGGGACCTGATGACGCTGTCAGAACCCTGTGTCCGGCAGATGCTGCACCATATACCATGTTAATTGCAGCTTCTTCTGATTCTGCCTGTACGAATTTCCTTCCAAGCTTCGGGAATGTCTGGGAAGCCTCATGAAGGATCTCACTTGCAGGTGTGATCGGATATCCGAAATAACAGTCACAACCGGCATATAAAGCACCAATGACAACTGCGGAGTTGCCTTTTATTAATTGTGTAGCCATAAAATATCACCTCATTTTTTTGGCTTATTCTTCCTTGATCGGGATATGCACAGCAATAGCCAGTGGCTCAGGACAGGTGTAGTAACAATTTCCGCATCCTATGCATCCTTCTCCCGTGTATTCAACATAATGGTAGCCGCGTTCGTTAATTTGTTCACTCATAAAGAGTACATCTTTGGGACATGCAGCTACGCATCTCTCACATCCTTTACACTCAATAATGTTCAGTTCAGGATATGGTTGCATCTTTTCCTTATTTTCAGCCATAATATCAACTCAATGAACGGAAATATGATCTAAAATGATCGATCGTAAGATCATCTTGGATCAGAGTATTTTCAATATTTGCTACTAAATACATTACAGGAAACCTTCCAGCTTCCTGACATGAAGTAATTAAGGTTTATCAGTTTGTTGCTTTATCGTGATCACGTATCTCGACACGTCTTATCTTGCCACTGATGGTCTTTGGAAGCTCATCCACAAATTCTACAGCTCTTGGATACTTGTAAGGTGCAGTGGCTTTCTTGACATGGTCCTGCAACTCTTTCTTAAGCTCATCACTTGCTTCATAGCCTTTGGCAAGAACAATGGTCGCCTTGACGATCTGGCCACGAACAGGATCCGGTACGCCGGTAATAGCACATTCAAGTACAGAAGGATGCTCGATCAGTGCACTCTCGACCTCGAAAGGACCTATCTTGTAACCGGAGCTCTTAATGATATCATCAGACCTTCCGATGAACCAGAAATAACCATCCTCATCTTTCCATGCCATGTCACCGGTATGATAATAGCCATCATGCCAGGTGGCTTTTGTTTTCTCCTCATCTGCACGATATCCGGCAAAAAGACCTACTGGTTTGCCGCTGGAAGTATTGATGACGATCTCTCCTTCCTCACCGGAATCACAGAGCTTCCCGTCAAGGTTAAGCAACTGGATATCGTATTCAGGTGATGGTTTTCCCATTGACCCGGGCTTTGGTTCCATCCACGGATAGGTTGCGATTGTTACCACACTCTCGGTCTGGCCAAAGCCTTCCATGAGTTTCAGGCCTGTGAACTCAAGGAATCTTTCATACACTTCAGGGTTCAATGGCTCACCGGCAACCACACAGTACTCAAGGCTGCTGAAATCATACTGTGAAAGATCTTCCTTGATGAGGAACCTATAGATAGTAGGCGGTGCACAGAATGTGGTCACGCCATATCTGCTGGCTTTCTCAAGCATGTTCTTTGCATTGAAACGCTCATAGTCATAGACAAAAACAGCAGTGCCACAGATCCACTGGCCGTAGAGCTTACCCCATACGCATTTTGCCCAACCTGAGTCTGCAACTGTAAGGTGTAATCCATCGTCCATCACGTTCTGCCAGTACTTAGCAGTGATTATGTGGCCAAGGGGGTAGGCGAAGTCATGCTGGACCATTTTTGGCAGACCGGTTGTTCCGGACGAGAAGTACAAAAGAGCAATATCATCGTTATTTGTTGCTTCATCGCCTTCAGGTCTGGTAAAGTCCTCAGAAGCCTCTTCAAGCTCCTTATTGAAATTGATCCACCCCTCTTTCTCAACATTGAGGACGGCTTTGTGAAGCAGGACATCCTCGTACCCTTTGTGAGCTTCATCGATGTAACCCATGAGACCTTCATCGTCTGCACTTACTACCATCTTGATCTTTGCAAGTTCAATACGGTAGGTCACATCTTTGGTTGTCAGCATGTGGGTTGCAGGGAGAGTAACAGCACCTATCTTGTGCAAGGCAAGGATACATATCCAGAACTCATACCTTCCCTTCAAGGTCAGCATTACAACATCGCCTTTCTTGATGCCATATTTTCTGAAGAGATTTGCAGCTTTATCGCTGTAGTATTTCAGGTCCCTGAAATTATATATCAGTTCTTCACCATCATCATCGCACCATACAAGTGCTCTTTTCTCAGGTTGTTCCTTTGCGTACCTGTCGACAATATCGTATGCGAAATTAAAGTTATCAGGGATCTTTATCTTAAAGTTCTCCTTATAGTCATCATACGATTCGAATTCCGTGCGTGAAACATATTCTTCTAAAAAAGATGACATATTTACACCGTTTTCCATTTCTAATAGATCAATTCTTAAATTTGGATCAAATTTATGTTTTTCAGACTATCATAGCCAGGAACTTTGCAGGCTTATCCCCAAGGGCTTCCATTCCATGACCATAGCTGGAATCAAAATAGATGGAATCTCCTTCCTCAAGAACGATCTCGTTGTCATGTATCTTTACTTTTAAGGTACCTTCAAGAACAAGATCGAACTCCTGTCCAGGGTGGGAATTCATAGGGTTATTAGCATCTGTTGATCCTGCTTCAACCTCAACAATAAAAGTCTCTGCCTTTTTGTGTATGAAATTTGGGGCAAGGTTCTGATATTTGTAAGCCTCTCTTCTTTCAACAGTTGGTCCCTTGTCCTTCCTGGTAACAGTAAAGATATGCATGCGTGGTTCTTCGCCGGTTAGAAGTAATGTCATATCAACTTTCAGGAACTGTGCGATCTCAAAAAGTATGCTGGCAGGAATATCGACTTCACCTGTATCATACTGCTGATAGGTTTCAACAGGGATATTCAGATAATTTGCCATTTCTTCTGAACTGATTTCTGACAGCTCGCGCAATTCATGGATACGTGACGAGATTTCCTTTATTTTTTCCTGCATGATATCAACTTTTATTGGTTAATAAGGAAGATACTTACAAAATAAAATAGAATTTTGAAAGAAACAATATTCAAGCAACTTAACTTGATATTGCGATCCTTTTTCGTATTTTAACATACAGGAAGTTAAAAAAGGTAGTGGGTGCCATGTTAACACATGACACAATCGGGATATTGGGAATGAATTATTCAGTCAGACCAATACTAATTGAGTATTCAAAGTTCTCGGTGTTGTGTGGCATGATCTCGAGTATCCACTCACCGGCACCACCATCGATAATATATGTCTCTGAATATCCGGTAGATCCCTGCTGGTAGACATCAGGCTGTTCCATATCTTCAGTCATCACAGATTCAACTTCAATGTAGCTGCCGGCAGCTTCATCCATTGCCATCATGTAAGGACCAGGATACTGCTGTCCAAGATTGACAGAGCCCCTGTAGCTTGTGCTCACAATTACCGGTCTCACCTCTCCTTTTGCGTTCTTCAATACAACCTCAAAGGAAGGTGTTGTAGAAGATGTGCTGCTGCTACCATAGTTGTAGTCCGTTGAGAACAGCTTGATAGTGATAGGATCATCAGTCATTGCGTTGAAAGTTGTTATGAATGGTTCTTCGGGCTGTTGCCAGACATCGAAGTTCATGCTTACCTTCTGGCTCCATTCGGTGATGGTTCTGTCATCGATATTCAGATTGATCATACCATTGACACTTCCTTCTGCATCAGCCGGGATCTTCACATTTACCTTCACAACAGCTTTTTCTCCTGGATTTATAATAGAAGGTGCTGTGATGGTCACATCTTTCTCATCAAGAGATACCTGTGAACTGTATCTGTACCATTCATCCTCGATCTCTTCGAACTGTGGATCAATGGAAATTGCTTTGTCGCCAACGTTCTTGAGATTTATGGAATACTCATATTCAGCACCTGCTTCAACGCGGTCGCTGATGTATGAATTGAATATCTCAATGTTTGGTGGCAGCCATACATTCACTGAAAGTTCGAGCGCTCCGTTGTAACCCGGGTAAAGGGAAGCAACATCTCCCTCAAGACCGCTAAAGAAGACGTTTGCACTGTAGTGGCCAAGTTCAGCATCTTCAGGAACTGCTACTTTGATCGTGAACTCCTGCTTTTCGCCGGTCTCCATTTCAGCTTTTGCAGGTGAAATAGTAACCCATTCATCATCAAGTTCATTGTCGTTGTAGAACTGTGGTACAAGGTAAGGCTCAACTGTCATCGTCTCTTCACCGTGGTTGTAGAGCACAACAGTTACTTCCTCTGACTCACCGGGTTTAATTGTAAGATATGAATATCCCGGATCAACATAGAGGGGAACGACCTCTCGTGCAGCTTCAGGATATATCATGTCCTGGTAATATCCATCAGCAGCGATCTTTTCAGCTATCAGTACAGGCTCTTCGGCCACTGGCTCAGAGATGGCAACAGCAACACCTGCTGCCGTCATGCTGAGCAACAGCAGACCGAGTGTAACAAATGTGAAATATTTCTTCATATTAATTTCTCCTTTATGATCGTGATTGTCATCG is part of the Methanococcoides methylutens genome and harbors:
- a CDS encoding 3-methyl-2-oxobutanoate dehydrogenase subunit VorB, producing MATQLIKGNSAVVIGALYAGCDCYFGYPITPASEILHEASQTFPKLGRKFVQAESEEAAINMVYGAASAGHRVLTASSGPGMSLKQEGVSYLAGAELPCVIVDIMRAGPGLGNIGPEQGDYTQVVKGGGHGNYRNIVIAPNSVQEMCDFTIKAFELSTKYRNPVVVLADGVLGQMIEPLQFPEEAVEPVIDESWAVCGTKETRQNLVTSIFLDFDQLEDFNYRLQEKYETVKENEVEYEEYMMDDASIVLVAYGISSRICRSAVEVARREGIKVGLFRPITLFPFPENELKALADSGDKTFVSVEMSNGQLIDDVRLATGCNKPVDLVNRMGGNLITMDQVMEKIREIAAREE
- a CDS encoding 4Fe-4S dicluster domain-containing protein; protein product: MAENKEKMQPYPELNIIECKGCERCVAACPKDVLFMSEQINERGYHYVEYTGEGCIGCGNCYYTCPEPLAIAVHIPIKEE
- a CDS encoding AMP-binding protein, which produces MSSFLEEYVSRTEFESYDDYKENFKIKIPDNFNFAYDIVDRYAKEQPEKRALVWCDDDGEELIYNFRDLKYYSDKAANLFRKYGIKKGDVVMLTLKGRYEFWICILALHKIGAVTLPATHMLTTKDVTYRIELAKIKMVVSADDEGLMGYIDEAHKGYEDVLLHKAVLNVEKEGWINFNKELEEASEDFTRPEGDEATNNDDIALLYFSSGTTGLPKMVQHDFAYPLGHIITAKYWQNVMDDGLHLTVADSGWAKCVWGKLYGQWICGTAVFVYDYERFNAKNMLEKASRYGVTTFCAPPTIYRFLIKEDLSQYDFSSLEYCVVAGEPLNPEVYERFLEFTGLKLMEGFGQTESVVTIATYPWMEPKPGSMGKPSPEYDIQLLNLDGKLCDSGEEGEIVINTSSGKPVGLFAGYRADEEKTKATWHDGYYHTGDMAWKDEDGYFWFIGRSDDIIKSSGYKIGPFEVESALIEHPSVLECAITGVPDPVRGQIVKATIVLAKGYEASDELKKELQDHVKKATAPYKYPRAVEFVDELPKTISGKIRRVEIRDHDKATN
- a CDS encoding helix-turn-helix domain-containing protein produces the protein MQEKIKEISSRIHELRELSEISSEEMANYLNIPVETYQQYDTGEVDIPASILFEIAQFLKVDMTLLLTGEEPRMHIFTVTRKDKGPTVERREAYKYQNLAPNFIHKKAETFIVEVEAGSTDANNPMNSHPGQEFDLVLEGTLKVKIHDNEIVLEEGDSIYFDSSYGHGMEALGDKPAKFLAMIV
- a CDS encoding COG1470 family protein, yielding MKKYFTFVTLGLLLLSMTAAGVAVAISEPVAEEPVLIAEKIAADGYYQDMIYPEAAREVVPLYVDPGYSYLTIKPGESEEVTVVLYNHGEETMTVEPYLVPQFYNDNELDDEWVTISPAKAEMETGEKQEFTIKVAVPEDAELGHYSANVFFSGLEGDVASLYPGYNGALELSVNVWLPPNIEIFNSYISDRVEAGAEYEYSINLKNVGDKAISIDPQFEEIEDEWYRYSSQVSLDEKDVTITAPSIINPGEKAVVKVNVKIPADAEGSVNGMINLNIDDRTITEWSQKVSMNFDVWQQPEEPFITTFNAMTDDPITIKLFSTDYNYGSSSTSSTTPSFEVVLKNAKGEVRPVIVSTSYRGSVNLGQQYPGPYMMAMDEAAGSYIEVESVMTEDMEQPDVYQQGSTGYSETYIIDGGAGEWILEIMPHNTENFEYSISIGLTE